From Corvus cornix cornix isolate S_Up_H32 chromosome 1A, ASM73873v5, whole genome shotgun sequence, a single genomic window includes:
- the SLC38A1 gene encoding sodium-coupled neutral amino acid transporter 1, with protein MPFKAGLELTELQNMTVPEDDNISNDSNDFTEVENGQINSKFISDRESRRSLTNSHLEKKKCDEYIPGTTSLGMSVFNLSNAIMGSGILGLAFALANTGILLFLLLLVSVTLLSIYSIHLLLVCSKETGCMVYEKLGEQVFGTPGRMIVFGSTSLQNVGAMLSYLFIVKNELPSAIKFLMGKEETFSEWYVDGRILVVTVTFCIILPLCLLKNLGYLGYTSGFSLSCMVFFLVVVIYKKFQIPCDGQGLNATSPIVSNSSAHEHMCKPKYVIFNSKTVYALPTIAFAFVCHPSVLPIYSELKDRSQKKMQLVSNISFFAMFLMYFMTAIFGYLTFYENVQSDLLHKYQSKDDILILTVRLAVIVAVILTVPVLFFTVRSSLFEMARKTKFDLCRHVLVTFVLLVIINLLVIFIPSMKDIFGVVGVTSANMLIFILPSSLYLKITQQDGSKLTQRIWASLFLALGVLFSLVSIPLVIYDWVQSGGSAEGH; from the exons ATGCCTTTCAAAGCTGGATTAGAACTGACTGAATTGCAGAATATGACTGTCCCTGAAGATGATAACATCAGCAATGATTCAAATGATTTCACAGAGGTGGAAAATGGCCAGATAAATAG CAAGTTTATTTCGGATCGAGAAAGCAGAAGAAGTCTCACTAACAGCcacctggagaagaagaaatgtgaTGAATAT ATCCCAGGAACTACTTCACTGGGAATGTCCGTCTTCAACCTTAGCAATGCAATTATGGGCAGTGGGATTTTGGGTCTTGCTTTTGCCTTGGCCAACACGGgaattctcctttttct GCTGCTTTTGGTTTCGGTCACGCTGCTGTCTATTTATTCAATACATCTCCTGTTGGTGTGTTCAAAGGAAACAG GCTGCATGGTGTATGAAAAGCTTGGTGAGCAGGTCTTTGGTACCCCAGGGAGAATGATTGTCTTTGGATCTACATCTCTTCAGAATGTTGGAG caaTGTTGAGCTATCTCTTCATAGTCAAAAATGAGCTGCCTTCTGCCATAAAGTTTCtaatgggaaaagaagaaactttttc GGAATGGTACGTGGATGGGCGGATTCTTGTTGTCACAGTGACGTTTTGTATAATCCTCCCTTTATGTCTCCTTAAGAACTTAG gaTACCTTGGCTATACCAGTGGATTTTCATTAAGCTGCATGGTATTTTTCCTGGTAGTG GTTATTTACAAGAAGTTTCAAATTCCCTGTGATGGACAAGGGCTAAATGCAACATCACCTATCGTATCAAATAGCTCAGCACATGAACATATGTGTAAGCCAAAGTATGTTATCTTTAATTCCAAG ACCGTGTACGCTTTGCCCACCATTGCTTTTGCATTTGTGTGCCACCCATCAGTCCTCCCGATTTACAGCGAACTTAAAGA ccgttcacagaaaaaaatgcagttggTTTCAAATATCTCATTTTTTGCCATGTTTCTGATGTACTTTATGACTGCCATATTTGGCTATTTGACTTTCTACG AGAATGTGCAGTCAGATCTGCTTCACAAATACCAGAGCAAAGATGACATCCTCATCCTGACCGTGCGCTTGGCTGTGATCGTGGCGGTGATACTCACCGTGCCGGTGCTGTTTTTCACT GTGCGTTCATCATTATTTGAGATggccagaaaaacaaaatttgacTTATGCCGTCATGTTTTGGttacttttgttcttttggtTATCATCAACCTGTTAGTCATCTTTATCCCATCCATGAAAGATATTTTTGGAGTTGTAG GGGTCACTTCTGCCAATATGCtgattttcattcttccttcGTCATTGTACTTAAAAATTACACAGCAGGATGGATCAAAGTTGACTCAGAGGATTTGG gctTCTCTTTTCTTGGCACTGGGGGTATTGTTTTCCCTAGTGAGCATTCCCTTGGTCATCTATGACTGGGTACAGTCAGGAGGCAGTGCTGAAGGCCACTGA